One genomic segment of Vulpes vulpes isolate BD-2025 chromosome 2, VulVul3, whole genome shotgun sequence includes these proteins:
- the MRPS23 gene encoding small ribosomal subunit protein mS23, which yields MARSRLETVGSVFSRTRDLIRAGVLKEKPLWFDIYDAFPPLREPVFRRPRLRYGKAKAAIQDILYPEDRIRAKFYSAYGSGQKAFDLFNPNFKSTCQQFVEKYIELQKLGETDEEKLFVETGKALLAEGVILRRVGEARTHKEGSHVSWKSEPKDAEPQTVLGKKQPLQEVPQDQHSEASEEQSKGLSPP from the exons ATGGCGAGGAGCCGGCTGGAGACCGTGGGGAGCGTTTTCTCGCG GACTCGGGACCTGATTCGGGCTGGAGTGTTGAAGGAGAAGCCCCTTTGGTTTGATATATATGATGCCTTCCCTCCGCTAAGAGAGCCGGTCTTCCGGAGGCCCCGCTTGCGATATGGCAAAGCGAAAGCTGCTATCCAGGACATTTTGTACCCCGAGGATCGGATTAGAGC gaaattTTATTCAGCCTATGGATCTGGTCAGAAAGCTTTTGATCTGTTCAATCCAAACTTCAAGTCTACCTGTCAACA GTTTGTGGAGAAATACATTGAGCTCCAGAAACTCGGAGAAACAGATGAAGAGAAGTTATTTGTGGAAACAGGGAAGGCTTTATTGGCAGAAGGTGTTATTTTGAGACGAGTAGGAGAAGCAAGGACT CACAAGGAAGGTAGTCACGTTTCCTGGAAATCTGAACCCAAGGATGCCGAACCCCAAACAGTATTGGGAAAAAAACAGCCTCTGCAAGAAGTTCCACAGGACCAGCATTCGGAGGCTTCTGAAGAACAGTCGAAAGGTCTCTCACCTCCCTGA
- the CUEDC1 gene encoding CUE domain-containing protein 1 isoform X3: MDDFKTMFPSMDYDIIECVLRANSGAVDATIDQLLQMNLEGGGGGGGGEDSSDSEGSIPPEILERTLEPDSSDEEPPPVYSPPAYHMHMFDRPYPLAPPTPPPRIHVLGSGPASSQRRYRNWNPPLLGNLPDDFLRILPQQLDSIQGNPGASKPGSREGGLPPVAGPGSRDQENRWKQYLEDERIALFLQNEEFMKELQRNRDFLLALERDRLKYESQKSKSSSSVAVGNDLGFPPPAPGTSDANPAVSEDALFRDKLKHMGKSTRRKLFELARAFSEKTRMRKSKRKHLSKHQSLGAAVSTANLLDDVEGHTCDEDFRGRRQEVPKAEEALREGQ, translated from the exons ATGGACGACTTCAAGACCATGTTCCCCAGCATGGACTACGACATCATCGAGTGCGTGCTGCGCGCCAACAGCGGTGCGGTGGACGCCACCATCGACCAGCTGCTGCAGATGAACctggagggcggcggcggcggcggcggcggcgaggacAGCTCAGACTCGGAGGGCAGCATCCCCCCGGAG ATCTTGGAAAGGACTTTGGAACCTGATAGCTCTGATGAAGAACCCCCGCCTGTCTACTCCCCGCCAGCCTACCACATGCACATGTTTGACAGACCTTACCCTCTGGCTCCCCCTACTCCACCGCCCCG CATCCATGTCCTGGGCTCTGGACCCGCTTCGAGCCAGAGACGCTATCGTAACTGGAACCCACCCCTGCTGGGCAACCTCCCTGATGACTTTCTCCGCATCCTGCCCCAGCAGCTGGACAGCATACAG GGTAACCCTGGGGCCTCCAAGcctgggagcagagagggaggcctACCCCCTGTAGCTGGGCCTGGGTCCCGGGACCAGGAGAACCGCTGGAAGCAGTACCTGGAGGACGAGAGGATTGCGCTCTTCCTGCAGAACGAGGAGTTCATGAAGGAGCTGCAGCGTAACCGGGACTTCCTCCTGGCCCTGGAGAGAG ATCGTTTGAAATACGAGTCCCAGAAATCCAAATCCAGCAGCAGTGTGGCTGTGGGAAATGACTTGGgctttcctcctcctgccccag GAACCAGTGATGCCAATCCTGCTGTGTCTGAAGATGCCTTATTCAGGGACAAGTTGAAACATATGGGGAAAT CCACCCGGAGGAAGTTGTTCGAGCTGGCCAGGGCCTTCTCCGAGAAGACCAGGATGAGGAAGTCAAAGAGGAAACACTTGTCCAAGCACCAGTC GCTGGGAGCTGCAGTGTCAACGGCTAATCTTCTGGACGACGTGGAGGGCCACACTTGTG ATGAAGACTTCCgtggaaggaggcaggaagtGCCCAAGGCGGAGGAAGCCCTAAGAGAAGGACAGTAA
- the CUEDC1 gene encoding CUE domain-containing protein 1 isoform X1 has product MTSLFRRSSGGGGGGGGGGGGGGGGGGGAAGARGAGPGGDAAASQELNNSRPARQVRRLEFNQAMDDFKTMFPSMDYDIIECVLRANSGAVDATIDQLLQMNLEGGGGGGGGEDSSDSEGSIPPEILERTLEPDSSDEEPPPVYSPPAYHMHMFDRPYPLAPPTPPPRIHVLGSGPASSQRRYRNWNPPLLGNLPDDFLRILPQQLDSIQGNPGASKPGSREGGLPPVAGPGSRDQENRWKQYLEDERIALFLQNEEFMKELQRNRDFLLALERDRLKYESQKSKSSSSVAVGNDLGFPPPAPGTSDANPAVSEDALFRDKLKHMGKSTRRKLFELARAFSEKTRMRKSKRKHLSKHQSLGAAVSTANLLDDVEGHTCDEDFRGRRQEVPKAEEALREGQ; this is encoded by the exons ATGACCAGCCTGTTCCGCCGGAGtagcggcgggggcgggggcggcggcggcggcggggggggcggcggggggggcggcgggggcgcggcgggggcgcgcggggccgggcccgggggcgACGCGGCCGCCTCGCAGGAGCTCAACAACAGCCGGCCCGCCCGCCAGGTGCGCCGCCTCGAGTTCAACCAGGCCATGGACGACTTCAAGACCATGTTCCCCAGCATGGACTACGACATCATCGAGTGCGTGCTGCGCGCCAACAGCGGTGCGGTGGACGCCACCATCGACCAGCTGCTGCAGATGAACctggagggcggcggcggcggcggcggcggcgaggacAGCTCAGACTCGGAGGGCAGCATCCCCCCGGAG ATCTTGGAAAGGACTTTGGAACCTGATAGCTCTGATGAAGAACCCCCGCCTGTCTACTCCCCGCCAGCCTACCACATGCACATGTTTGACAGACCTTACCCTCTGGCTCCCCCTACTCCACCGCCCCG CATCCATGTCCTGGGCTCTGGACCCGCTTCGAGCCAGAGACGCTATCGTAACTGGAACCCACCCCTGCTGGGCAACCTCCCTGATGACTTTCTCCGCATCCTGCCCCAGCAGCTGGACAGCATACAG GGTAACCCTGGGGCCTCCAAGcctgggagcagagagggaggcctACCCCCTGTAGCTGGGCCTGGGTCCCGGGACCAGGAGAACCGCTGGAAGCAGTACCTGGAGGACGAGAGGATTGCGCTCTTCCTGCAGAACGAGGAGTTCATGAAGGAGCTGCAGCGTAACCGGGACTTCCTCCTGGCCCTGGAGAGAG ATCGTTTGAAATACGAGTCCCAGAAATCCAAATCCAGCAGCAGTGTGGCTGTGGGAAATGACTTGGgctttcctcctcctgccccag GAACCAGTGATGCCAATCCTGCTGTGTCTGAAGATGCCTTATTCAGGGACAAGTTGAAACATATGGGGAAAT CCACCCGGAGGAAGTTGTTCGAGCTGGCCAGGGCCTTCTCCGAGAAGACCAGGATGAGGAAGTCAAAGAGGAAACACTTGTCCAAGCACCAGTC GCTGGGAGCTGCAGTGTCAACGGCTAATCTTCTGGACGACGTGGAGGGCCACACTTGTG ATGAAGACTTCCgtggaaggaggcaggaagtGCCCAAGGCGGAGGAAGCCCTAAGAGAAGGACAGTAA
- the CUEDC1 gene encoding CUE domain-containing protein 1 isoform X2 — protein MTSLFRRSSGGGGGGGGGGGGGGGGGGGAAGARGAGPGGDAAASQELNNSRPARQVRRLEFNQAMDDFKTMFPSMDYDIIECVLRANSGAVDATIDQLLQMNLEGGGGGGGGEDSSDSEGSIPPEILERTLEPDSSDEEPPPVYSPPAYHMHMFDRPYPLAPPTPPPRIHVLGSGPASSQRRYRNWNPPLLGNLPDDFLRILPQQLDSIQGNPGASKPGSREGGLPPVAGPGSRDQENRWKQYLEDERIALFLQNEEFMKELQRNRDFLLALERDRLKYESQKSKSSSSVAVGNDLGFPPPAPGTSDANPAVSEDALFRDKLKHMGKYEDFRGRRQEVPKAEEALREGQ, from the exons ATGACCAGCCTGTTCCGCCGGAGtagcggcgggggcgggggcggcggcggcggcggggggggcggcggggggggcggcgggggcgcggcgggggcgcgcggggccgggcccgggggcgACGCGGCCGCCTCGCAGGAGCTCAACAACAGCCGGCCCGCCCGCCAGGTGCGCCGCCTCGAGTTCAACCAGGCCATGGACGACTTCAAGACCATGTTCCCCAGCATGGACTACGACATCATCGAGTGCGTGCTGCGCGCCAACAGCGGTGCGGTGGACGCCACCATCGACCAGCTGCTGCAGATGAACctggagggcggcggcggcggcggcggcggcgaggacAGCTCAGACTCGGAGGGCAGCATCCCCCCGGAG ATCTTGGAAAGGACTTTGGAACCTGATAGCTCTGATGAAGAACCCCCGCCTGTCTACTCCCCGCCAGCCTACCACATGCACATGTTTGACAGACCTTACCCTCTGGCTCCCCCTACTCCACCGCCCCG CATCCATGTCCTGGGCTCTGGACCCGCTTCGAGCCAGAGACGCTATCGTAACTGGAACCCACCCCTGCTGGGCAACCTCCCTGATGACTTTCTCCGCATCCTGCCCCAGCAGCTGGACAGCATACAG GGTAACCCTGGGGCCTCCAAGcctgggagcagagagggaggcctACCCCCTGTAGCTGGGCCTGGGTCCCGGGACCAGGAGAACCGCTGGAAGCAGTACCTGGAGGACGAGAGGATTGCGCTCTTCCTGCAGAACGAGGAGTTCATGAAGGAGCTGCAGCGTAACCGGGACTTCCTCCTGGCCCTGGAGAGAG ATCGTTTGAAATACGAGTCCCAGAAATCCAAATCCAGCAGCAGTGTGGCTGTGGGAAATGACTTGGgctttcctcctcctgccccag GAACCAGTGATGCCAATCCTGCTGTGTCTGAAGATGCCTTATTCAGGGACAAGTTGAAACATATGGGGAAAT ATGAAGACTTCCgtggaaggaggcaggaagtGCCCAAGGCGGAGGAAGCCCTAAGAGAAGGACAGTAA